The nucleotide sequence TCTTTCTTTAGTCCATGCTTTTCTAATACTTCTTTACAAACTCCCTTAGATAAAACAATAAAACCACCAACATTCACTTTCATATTCTTATATTAATTATGAAAATTATTATATTTAAAACAACGTGAAAACGCTTTATACTCGGATATAACAGGATAAACAAAGAAAATAGACTCATATAAAGATAGCACTATTTCCTTTAGTTTATTGATAAAAATAAAAATGGAGGGTCAAAAATGAAGAAATCTCTACTAATATTCAGCTTTCTACTAATCGCTGCTTTCACCTTAACAGCCTGTGGAGGGAACGATGGTGATGCAAATGAAAGTGGCGGTGAAGAAAGTACGAAAGGCGAACTAACCATGTGGGCTACGAACATCAATGTGCCCGTATTAGAACAGGCAGCGGAACTTTATAAAGAAGAACATCCTGATTTTAAATTGAATGTAGTTGAAATGAATAATGAAGATATTGATAAAAAACTAAAAATTGGTTTACAAGCTGGGAACGAAGGGTTACCAGATGCCATGTTAAATGTGGATGATGGTTTATCTGGACTATTCTATAATTTCCCAGACGCATTTGTTAATCTTTCTGAAAAAGGGTTTGATGAGCACAAAGATCAATTCCCATCTTACAAGATTGATAGCGTTTCTCACGAAGGAAGCATTTATGCATTCCCATTTGATGCTGGTCCTGTAGGAGTCTTTTATCGCACCGACCTCTTTGAACAAGCTGGTGTAGATGCGAGCCAAATTAAAACATGGGATGACTACGTGGAAGCAGGTAAGAAGATTAAAGAAGCAACTGGTGTCAAGATGCTGAGCTATGATGCTAACGAATCTACGGTATATACGATTCTATTAAGCCAGCAAGGTATGGGTTATTTTAACGATGATGAAGAAACAACCATCGCTACAGAAGAATCCATTAACGCTGCAACCTTATTCCAAGATCTAGCTGAAAATGACTTACTTATTGGTACGAATGGTTGGAGTCCATGGGTTACATCCTTATCAGAAGGCCAAACCGCTACTGCAATGGCTGGTGCATGGTTAATTGGAACTTTAGAACAACAAGTGCCAGATTCAGCTGGTAACTGGGGCGTTATGCCACTTCCAGCATTTGAAGAAGGCGGAAGTGGAGCGGCGAACCAAGGGGGAAGCTCTTTCACTATCAATGCAAAAAGTGAAAATGCAGATTTAGCTTACGATTTCTTAGAGTTTTTTGTCACATCGTATGAAGCACAAGAATTAGCGATGGAGGGTGGATTATTCCCAACATATGCTCCCGTCTATGAATCCGAATTATTCACACAAGAGCTTGAGTACTTCGGTGGTCAAAAAGCATGGGAATTCTTTGCTGGTCAAATGGAAAAGATCCCTTCTGTGAACTATACCGTGAATGACGTAGTTGCTCGTGAAGAAGTCATTAAAACACAAGCGGAAGTAGTAAATGGTACGGATCCAGAAGAATCCTTAAAGAGTGCAAAAGAACGCGTAGAAACAAGATTAAAATAAAGCTTTTGTTCGTAAAGATGCTAAACCTAGAGAAAAGGTATTAAGTTTTTAATATCTTTTCTCTTTCATTACTTTCTATCCATATAAGAAAGACTGATTCACGGATATAAACATTGGAGGAAAACAGAATGTTACACAAGCGGCTTACCCCTTATATGTTTTTAGCTCCAGCATTAATCTTATTTTTGTGGTTTACCGCCTACCCCATTGTAGCTTCCTTAATTTTAAGCTTTCAAAAGTTAGAGGGCGGTAAATATGTTTTTGCTGGTTTAGCCAATTACACCAGACTTTTTCAAGATAGCGTGTTTTATGAGGCATTAAAAAATACATTTATTTTCTTAATTGTACAGGTACCGATTATGTTAATCCTTGCCCTTATACTGGCAAGTGCCTTAAATAGCAAATTACTTAAGCTACGAGGACTATTTCGAGTAGGTTTCTTTATGCCTGCCGTTACGTCATTAGTTGCCTATGCAATTTTATTTTCCATCATGCTCCAAGATACAGGATTACTTAATCAATTCCTAGCCTTATTCGGAATTGACAATATTAAGTGGCTATCCCACCCGTTCTGGGCCAAATTCTCCATCATAATGGCCATGACATGGAGATGGACTGGTTACAATATGGTGATCTACTTAGCCGCCATGCAAAACATTCCTGAGGAATTATACGAAGCTGCTTCCTTAGATGGGGCTGGGAAAGTAAAACAATTCCTAAACATCACCGTTCCACAGCTTAAACCAGTTATTCTGTTCACGGCTATTATCTCTACCATTTCAACCTTACAGTTATTCGATGAACCTTATAACCTGACAAACGGTGGACCAGCAGATGCGACATTAACATTAGGCCTCTATATTTATCGAGTTGGTTTCAGTTATTTTGATTTCGGTTATGCTTCCGCGATGGCCTATATCATTGTGGTAATCGTAGCTATATTATCCATCATTCAATTAAAAGTAGCAGGAGATGATTAAGATGGAACATACAAATAAAAAACCAAGTCAGCTAATCTCTAAGATACTCTTATATTTCTCTTTATGTGTCTTTTTGTTTATCTCCATCTTCCCGTTCTACTGGATGTTTGTAGGTTCTACCAATCATACAAGTAAAATGTTTACAAACCCTCCTACGTTAACGTTTGGAGATCAATTTATGACCAATCTAACAAACTTAAATGAATCGATAGGAATCTTCCGAGTACTCTTTAACTCTTTATTCGTTTCCTTAACATTCGTTATTCTATCTCTATTAGTTTGTACATTTGCCGCTTATGCTTTATCAAAATTCAAGTTTAAGGGAAGAAATACGATTTTCTTAGTGTTTGTACTTTCTATGATGATCCCTTACCAAGCTACACTGATTCCTTTGTTCCGCATGATGACGGAATTCAACTTATTAAATACGTACTTTGCATTGATTGCACCTCAGCTGTGCTTTCCGTTCGCTATCTTTTTAATGAGACAAAACTTTCTAGCGTTTCCAGACTCCCTTATTGAATCTTCTAGAATTGATGGAGCTGGGGAGTTCCGAATCTTTTGGTCCGTTGTATTGCCATCGATGAAACCAGCACTAGCCGCTACGTCTATTTATCTATTTATGATGCAGTGGAACAATTTCATGTGGCCGCTAGTCGCGGTTAATTCCCCGGAAATGTACACATTTCCTGTAGCATTATCAAGTTTAATCGGGATCTCCATGATTGATTATGGCCAAATTATGGTCGGAATCTCCATTGCTACAGTCCCTATTATTATCTTTTTCTTATTGTTACAAAGACACTTCATTGCTGGGATGCTGGGTAGTGCGGTTAAAGGATAGAACAAGCGACAAAAACAACTATGTGAGGAGTAATAATTATGGTTAAGAAATACCCAGCCATTCATCATAACTTAAAAGGATTTATGCATGGTGGAGACTATAATCCAGATCAATGGCTTCGCTATCCAGGCATCTTGGAAGAAGACTATCGTTTAATGAAACTAGCAAAATGTAATACCTTCTCCATCAATATCTTTAGCTGGAGTGCCATTGAGCCTGAAGAGGGGACTTACCATTTTGAATGGTTAGATAAAATCATGGATGACCTTTCCGAACAAGAATCCCATGTCATTTTAGCGACACCTAGTGGAGCCAGACCTGCTTGGCTATCACAAAAATATCCAGAAGTACTGCGTATGGAAAGCAATCGAGTACGGAACCTGCACGGGTTACGTCATAACCATTGTTTTACCTCACCCGTATACCGAGACAAAACTGCAGATCTGAACCGTATTTTAGCTGAACGGTATAAAAATCATCCAGCCCTTATTATGTGGCATGTATCAAACGAGTACGGCGGAGATTGTCACTGTGACCTTTGCCAGGATGCGTTTAGAAGCTGGTTAAAAAATAAATATCAAACCTTGGATGAGCTAAACCACGCTTGGTGGACTGGATTCTGGAGTCATACGTTTACCGATTGGGAACAAATTGAGTCACCTGCACCACATGGTGAATATCAAATTCACGGTCATAACCTAGATTGGAAACGCTTTGTTACCGATCAAACGATTGATTTCTATAAAAACGAAATTGCTCCCTTAAGAGAAATCACTCCAGATATCCCAGTCACCACCAACTTTATGGGGGATTACCCAAAAATGGGACCATACCTTGGTTTAAACTATGATAAGTTTGCGAAAGAAGTCGATGTCGTGACATGGGATAGTTATCCGGCATGGCATAGTAACTATCAAAAAACGTGGGAGCTTGCTGCAGACGTTGGATTTGTCCATGATGTATTTCGGTCCTTAAAGGATGGTCAACCATTCCTCATTCTGGAGAGTACACCTAGTCTAGTAAACTGGCATAAGGTAAACAAAGCAAAACGACCTGGCATGCATCTATTATCCGCCATGCAGTCTGTTGCTCATGGGTCCGATTCTATTCTTTACTTTCAGTGGAGAAAAGGAAGAGGCGCTTCCGAAAAGTTTCACGGAGCTGTTGTCGATCATGTCGGACATGAACATACTCGTGTATTTCGTGAGGTCACAGAGGTTGGCCATGCTTTAGAACAAATTCAAGAAGTAGCTGGTGCATCTGTTGAAGCAGAGGTTGCTATTATCTACGATTGGGAAAACCAATGGGCCATCGATGATGCTCAAGGCTTAAAGAATGAAAATAAGGAATACATTAAAACCTGTCAGCAGCATTACCAAGCTTTTTGGAAAAAAGGAATCCCAGTCGATATCATCTCTATGGACAAAGACCTATCTAAATATAAGCTCGTAATCGCACCGATGCTTTATATGGTTCGCCCAGGAGTAGCCGAGCGCATTGAGGAATTTGTCGCTAACGGCGGCACATATGTAGCGACGTATTGGAGTGGAATTGTCGGCGAAAATGACCTTTGTTTCCTTGGCGGTTTCCCTGGACCGTTGCGTAATGTGCTCGGAGTTTGGGCGGAAGAGATTGATACACTATATGAGACAGACTTCAATGAAGTGCAATTTACAGCAAATGGCGCAGAACCGGCGACTTATTCTGCTAGAGATTACTGTGAAGTAATCCATGCAGAAAGCGCAGAAGTATTGGCAGAATTTAAGCATGACTTCTATCAAGGATCACCTGCTGTAACGAAAAATAGTTTCGGAAAAGGTTCTGCCTATTACATTGCCTCTCGGAATAGTCCGGAGTTTCATGATGATTTTTACCGCCAACTCGTAGATAACTTAAGCATTCAAACCATTATCAAAGGTCCTATCCCTGAAAACATTAGCGTGCAAAAGAGATCCGACGGGGTACATGATTATATCTTTGTCATGAATTTTCACGATACCAATCAAACAGTAGATTTAGAAGAAGGACGACCATATATTAATCTACTTTCCAATAGAGATGTATCCGGAAGATTAAATCTCGGGCCTTATGGAGTAGCCGTGCTTAAACATTAAAACACAAAACCTGTAAGCGTTACCCACCAGCTTGCAGGTTTTGCTATAATCAATAGTAACTAGAGTAGAGTGAAGTTAGGAGAACAGGCCATGAATCAAATAAAAATACGCCATACCTTTTCTTCCATTGAAAAATCCTTACCTCTTTTTATTGAAAGTATTGGGTTCAATCCACAAGAAGAGGATTTTGCTAGGCCAGAGGGATATCCTTATTACCATTGGTTACAGACTATCAAGGGTACAGGAACTTTTTCACTTTCTGGGGAAAAGTACGTCTTGACTCCAGGAAAGGGGATTTTTCTCACTCCCTTTACTCCTCATTCCTATCATACGACCGGATCTAAGTGGTCTACCTTGTATGTTACCTTTGGAGGTTCCTCGGTCGATTCCATCTTAAATTCTTTAGAGCTTAATTTTTCCGCACTGTATGCCGAATCAGAGGA is from Radiobacillus kanasensis and encodes:
- a CDS encoding ABC transporter substrate-binding protein, which translates into the protein MKKSLLIFSFLLIAAFTLTACGGNDGDANESGGEESTKGELTMWATNINVPVLEQAAELYKEEHPDFKLNVVEMNNEDIDKKLKIGLQAGNEGLPDAMLNVDDGLSGLFYNFPDAFVNLSEKGFDEHKDQFPSYKIDSVSHEGSIYAFPFDAGPVGVFYRTDLFEQAGVDASQIKTWDDYVEAGKKIKEATGVKMLSYDANESTVYTILLSQQGMGYFNDDEETTIATEESINAATLFQDLAENDLLIGTNGWSPWVTSLSEGQTATAMAGAWLIGTLEQQVPDSAGNWGVMPLPAFEEGGSGAANQGGSSFTINAKSENADLAYDFLEFFVTSYEAQELAMEGGLFPTYAPVYESELFTQELEYFGGQKAWEFFAGQMEKIPSVNYTVNDVVAREEVIKTQAEVVNGTDPEESLKSAKERVETRLK
- a CDS encoding carbohydrate ABC transporter permease translates to MLHKRLTPYMFLAPALILFLWFTAYPIVASLILSFQKLEGGKYVFAGLANYTRLFQDSVFYEALKNTFIFLIVQVPIMLILALILASALNSKLLKLRGLFRVGFFMPAVTSLVAYAILFSIMLQDTGLLNQFLALFGIDNIKWLSHPFWAKFSIIMAMTWRWTGYNMVIYLAAMQNIPEELYEAASLDGAGKVKQFLNITVPQLKPVILFTAIISTISTLQLFDEPYNLTNGGPADATLTLGLYIYRVGFSYFDFGYASAMAYIIVVIVAILSIIQLKVAGDD
- a CDS encoding carbohydrate ABC transporter permease, translating into MEHTNKKPSQLISKILLYFSLCVFLFISIFPFYWMFVGSTNHTSKMFTNPPTLTFGDQFMTNLTNLNESIGIFRVLFNSLFVSLTFVILSLLVCTFAAYALSKFKFKGRNTIFLVFVLSMMIPYQATLIPLFRMMTEFNLLNTYFALIAPQLCFPFAIFLMRQNFLAFPDSLIESSRIDGAGEFRIFWSVVLPSMKPALAATSIYLFMMQWNNFMWPLVAVNSPEMYTFPVALSSLIGISMIDYGQIMVGISIATVPIIIFFLLLQRHFIAGMLGSAVKG
- a CDS encoding beta-galactosidase; this encodes MVKKYPAIHHNLKGFMHGGDYNPDQWLRYPGILEEDYRLMKLAKCNTFSINIFSWSAIEPEEGTYHFEWLDKIMDDLSEQESHVILATPSGARPAWLSQKYPEVLRMESNRVRNLHGLRHNHCFTSPVYRDKTADLNRILAERYKNHPALIMWHVSNEYGGDCHCDLCQDAFRSWLKNKYQTLDELNHAWWTGFWSHTFTDWEQIESPAPHGEYQIHGHNLDWKRFVTDQTIDFYKNEIAPLREITPDIPVTTNFMGDYPKMGPYLGLNYDKFAKEVDVVTWDSYPAWHSNYQKTWELAADVGFVHDVFRSLKDGQPFLILESTPSLVNWHKVNKAKRPGMHLLSAMQSVAHGSDSILYFQWRKGRGASEKFHGAVVDHVGHEHTRVFREVTEVGHALEQIQEVAGASVEAEVAIIYDWENQWAIDDAQGLKNENKEYIKTCQQHYQAFWKKGIPVDIISMDKDLSKYKLVIAPMLYMVRPGVAERIEEFVANGGTYVATYWSGIVGENDLCFLGGFPGPLRNVLGVWAEEIDTLYETDFNEVQFTANGAEPATYSARDYCEVIHAESAEVLAEFKHDFYQGSPAVTKNSFGKGSAYYIASRNSPEFHDDFYRQLVDNLSIQTIIKGPIPENISVQKRSDGVHDYIFVMNFHDTNQTVDLEEGRPYINLLSNRDVSGRLNLGPYGVAVLKH